The genomic segment CACCCGGCGCTCGTGCTTTATCTCGAGTGCAACCCGCGCGATGTCGACGTCAACGTCCATCCGGCGAAAGCCGAAGTGCGCTTCCGCGATCCAGGCCTGGTGCGCGGACTGATCGTCGGCGCTCTAAAACAGACGCTAGCGGCAGCCATGCAGCGGGCGACGACCACCGGCGGCGAACGCACGATCACCGCTTTCGCGCGGCGCAGTTTCAACCCGCCGCCCGTCTACGCGCGGCCGATGCCGCAACAGGCCTGGGACTGGCGCAACTCGCCGGCTGCGCCGGCGTTCAATGAGCCGGCCCAGGCTGCTTTCGTACACGATCAAGCGCCGGCCGCCGATATGCGGGCCCATGAAGCGCCGATGCCGCAAGCCGCCGTCGACGCACCGCTTGGCGCGGCACGGGCGCAGGTGCACGACACTTATATCGTCGCGCAGACCCGCGACGGCATCGTCATCGTTGACCAGCATGCGGCGCACGAGCGCCTCGTCTATGAAAAGCTGAAGCGCCAGCGCGAAGCCAACGGGATCGGTCGACAGATGCTGCTGATCCCAGCGGTGGTCGAGATGGAACCGGCCGAAGTGCAACGCCTTCTCGATCATGCCGACACCTTGGCGAGCCTCGGTCTGGTCATCGAATCCTTCGGCCCCGGCGCCGTCGCTGTCAGCGAAACGCCGTCGCTGTTGAAGGATGGCGACATGGTGCGGCTGGTGCGCGACATCGCTGACACCCTGGCCGAGGATGGCGCCGCGACTTCGCTGGAGCGCAAGCTCGATCACGTGCTGGCGACCATGGCCTGCCACCATTCGGTGCGCGCCGGCCGCAGGCTCAATGGCGAAGAGATGAACGCGCTGCTGCGCGAGATGGAAGCGACGCCCGGCTCCGGCCAGTGCAACCACGGCCGGCCGACCTATGTGGAACTGAAGCTCTCGGATGTCGAACGGCTGTTTGGACGGAAGTAGAATTTACGCCGCGCCATAACGTATGAAAGCCACCTGCGTATCGCCGTAGTCGCGACGATCGAGCAGGGTGAAGCCTTCGAGCACCTGCACGTTGGCCTTGGCGTTTTCCTCGACCACCAGCAAAGCGCCCGGCGCCAGCCAGCCGCCGTCGCGCAGGGACTGAAGCGCCAGCGGCGCGAGATCGCGGCCATAGGGCGGATCGAGAAAAGCCAGGGTGAAGGGATCTTGCGGCGGCATGGCGCCAAGGCGTGTGGCGTCGCGCCGGAAGATCTTGCTCACGCCGGTCTGCGCCAGGCTCTCGACATTGGCGCGCACCAGGGCCCGGCCCTCGATGCTGTCATCGACGAACAGGGCAAAGCGCGCCCCGCGCGACAGGGCTTCGAGCCCCAGCGCGCCGGTGCCGGCGAACAGATCGATGACGCGCGCGCCATCGGCGGGATCGCCATAGGCGTGCGCGAGCACATTGAACACCGCTTCGCGCAGCCGATCGGACGTCGGCCGCACGGTCTGCGACGACGGCGCTTTCAGCGCGCGACCGCGCAGACTGCCACCGACGATCCGCATCGCTGGCTAGTGCTTGTCGCGCGGCGGACGCCCGCCCGACGGCCTGCCACCGGGCTTGCCGCCACCTGAGCGACCGCCGCCGGGGCGATCACCACGGGGACGATCACCACCTGGGCGATCACCACGGGGACGGTCGCCACCAGGCCGACCGCCACTGGGTCTACCACCAGGCTTGCCACCACCCGGCTTGCCGCCGAACTTGCCGGCCGGACGCGGCCGATCGCCATCGCGGGAAAACCGCGACGGGCCTTCGCCACGCGGTGCACGCTCACTACGCTGCGCGCGTTCGGGACGCGGACCATCGCGCTTCTCGAAACGCGGGCGCTCACCCGACGCAGCAGAGCGGAACGGACGGTCGCCACCGGCACGCGGCGCATCACCATCACGCGAGAAACGAGGCGGACGACCTTCACCGCGCGGCGCGCGCTCAGGACGCGGGCCATCACGCTTCTCGAAACGCGGACGCTCGCCCGACGCAGCAGAGCGGAACGGACGGTCACCACCGGCTCGCGGTGCATCGCCATCACGGGAGAAACGGGGCGGACGACCTTCGCCGCGCGGCGCGCGTTCGGGGCGCGGACCATCGCGCTTCTCAAAACGCGGACGCTCATCTGACGCAGCACTGCGGTACGGACGGGGTGCTTCACCATCGTGGAAGACACGCGGGCCTTCCCCACGCGGCGCGCGTTCACCACGCGGACCATCACGCTTTTCAAAACGCGGACGCTCGCCTGAAGCAGCAGAGCGGAACGGACGGTCACCACCGGCTCGCGGTGCATCGCCATCACGGGAGAAACGAGGCGGACGACCTTCTCCGCGCGGCGCGCGCTCAGGGCGCGGACCATCACGCTTTTCAAAGCGCGGGCGCTCGCCCGAGGCAGGGCGCGCATCATCGCGCCGGGCGCCAAAGCTACGCGCCGGGCGTGCGTCGGAACGCTCGGGACGGTCGAAGCTACGCGCCGGACGCTCGGAACGCTCCTCGTTCCGGTCGCCGCGCGCCATATCGCTACGGCCATGTCCCCGACCCGCCACATAGGGCGCGGCATCCGCCTCGCCTGGCCGCGTGTCGCGCTTGCGCATCGGCTTGTCGCCACCCGCGGCGGCCGCAAAACGGCGCGCATTGCGCGACGCTGCCGGGGCGTCCTTGCCACGTCTCGGCCGTTCAACCGCCACGACACGCTCAACCGTCACGGCGCGGCCCTGACGATCCTGCGTGCTGTCACGCGTCGTGCGCTTGCGCGCGCCTTTGGCGCTCTGTGTCGCGCGTTCATCACGCAGCTTCGAAACATGTTTGCGCTTGCGATCGGGCGAATGCGGCTCAGCCGGCCCGGCG from the Beijerinckia sp. 28-YEA-48 genome contains:
- the mutL gene encoding DNA mismatch repair endonuclease MutL yields the protein MTVRRLDPILVDRIAAGEVVERPASAVKELVENALDAGAERIEVTIEAGGRKLIRVTDDGQGMSAEDLGLAVERHATSKLPDGDLSNIATLGFRGEALPSIGSVALLDIATRAARSDQGHAIRVDQGRKNAVMPSAHPLGTKVEVRDLFAATPARLKFLKSERAEAQAVADVMRRLAMAHPQVRFALNGDNLTGFDHVACAEGAEGLLARLAQVLGKEFRDNALAVDAEREGVHLTGYAGLPTFHRANAQSQYLYVNGRPVRDKLLHGAVRAAYMDYLPSDRHPALVLYLECNPRDVDVNVHPAKAEVRFRDPGLVRGLIVGALKQTLAAAMQRATTTGGERTITAFARRSFNPPPVYARPMPQQAWDWRNSPAAPAFNEPAQAAFVHDQAPAADMRAHEAPMPQAAVDAPLGAARAQVHDTYIVAQTRDGIVIVDQHAAHERLVYEKLKRQREANGIGRQMLLIPAVVEMEPAEVQRLLDHADTLASLGLVIESFGPGAVAVSETPSLLKDGDMVRLVRDIADTLAEDGAATSLERKLDHVLATMACHHSVRAGRRLNGEEMNALLREMEATPGSGQCNHGRPTYVELKLSDVERLFGRK
- the rsmD gene encoding 16S rRNA (guanine(966)-N(2))-methyltransferase RsmD yields the protein MRIVGGSLRGRALKAPSSQTVRPTSDRLREAVFNVLAHAYGDPADGARVIDLFAGTGALGLEALSRGARFALFVDDSIEGRALVRANVESLAQTGVSKIFRRDATRLGAMPPQDPFTLAFLDPPYGRDLAPLALQSLRDGGWLAPGALLVVEENAKANVQVLEGFTLLDRRDYGDTQVAFIRYGAA
- a CDS encoding pseudouridine synthase, translated to MTRETDHDARGRRKPGAYNSNSGPKRPPRSRGASTPSESAHAGERIAKVMARAGLCSRRDAELWVAEGRVAVNGTVLDSPARNVTEKDHITVDGKPLAQRERTRLFLFNKPRGLVTTDKDPEGRPTIFEALSADMPRVVSIGRLDINTEGLLLLTNDGGLARVLELPATGWLRRYRVRAYGETDQSVLDRLSEGVTIDGVDYRGIDAKIDRMQGDNVWITMGLREGKNREIKRVLEHIGLQVNRLIRISYGPFQLGELGEGAVEEIRTRILKDQLGENLAQEAGADFEAPIFSPDADRSHHYEGAKGRFADEEPAGPAEPHSPDRKRKHVSKLRDERATQSAKGARKRTTRDSTQDRQGRAVTVERVVAVERPRRGKDAPAASRNARRFAAAAGGDKPMRKRDTRPGEADAAPYVAGRGHGRSDMARGDRNEERSERPARSFDRPERSDARPARSFGARRDDARPASGERPRFEKRDGPRPERAPRGEGRPPRFSRDGDAPRAGGDRPFRSAASGERPRFEKRDGPRGERAPRGEGPRVFHDGEAPRPYRSAASDERPRFEKRDGPRPERAPRGEGRPPRFSRDGDAPRAGGDRPFRSAASGERPRFEKRDGPRPERAPRGEGRPPRFSRDGDAPRAGGDRPFRSAASGERPRFEKRDGPRPERAQRSERAPRGEGPSRFSRDGDRPRPAGKFGGKPGGGKPGGRPSGGRPGGDRPRGDRPGGDRPRGDRPGGGRSGGGKPGGRPSGGRPPRDKH